One region of Budorcas taxicolor isolate Tak-1 chromosome 3, Takin1.1, whole genome shotgun sequence genomic DNA includes:
- the UTP11 gene encoding probable U3 small nucleolar RNA-associated protein 11 yields the protein MAAAFRKAAKSRQREHRERSQPGFRKRLGLLEKKKDYKLRADDYRKKQEYLRALQKKALEKNPDEFYYKMTRVKLQDGVHVIKETKEEVTPEQLKLMRTQDIKYIEMKRVAEAKKIERLKAELHLLDFQGKQQNKHVFFFDTKKEVEQFDIATHLRTAPELVDRVFNRPTIETLQKEKVKGVNNQTRLKRIARERQKQYDCLTQRIEREKKLFVIAQKIQTRKDLLDKTRKVKVKKETVNSPAIYKFESRRKR from the exons ATGGCGGCGGCATTTCGGAAGGCGGCTAAGTCCCGGCAGCGGGAACACAGAGAGCGAAGCCAG cCCGGCTTTCGAAAACGTCTGGGCCtgctggagaaaaagaaagattacaAGCTTCGTGCAGA TGATTACCGGAAAAAGCAAGAATACCTCAGAGCTCTCCAGAAAAAGGCTCTGGAAAAAAATCCAGATGAATTCTACTATAAAATGACCCGGGTTAAACTCCAG GATGGAGTTCATGTTATTAAGGAGACGAAGGAAGAAGTAACTCCAGAACAGCTGAAGCTAATGAGAACTCAGGATATcaaatatatagaaatgaaaagagtTGCGGAAGCAAAG AAAATTGAAAGACTAAAAGCAGAGCTCCATCTGCTGGATTTCCAGGGGAAGCAACAgaataaacatgtttttttttttgacaccaaAAAGGAAG TTGAACAGTTTGATATTGCCACTCACCTGCGAACAGCCCCAGAACTAGTTGACAGAGTCTTCAACAGACCCACGATAGAGACCTTGcagaaggagaaagtgaaaggagTTAACAATCAGACGCGATTGAAG CGGATAGCGAGAGAGAGGCAGAAGCAGTATGACTGCCTGACACAGCGGATTGAGCGCGAGAAGAAATTGTTCGTTATTGCACAGAAAATTCAGACTCGCAAAGATCTTCTG gATAAAACTcggaaggtgaaagtgaagaaagaaacagTGAACTCCCCAGCTATTTACAAATTTGAGAGTCGTCGTAAACGTTGA
- the FHL3 gene encoding four and a half LIM domains protein 3, protein MSEAFDCAKCSESLYGRKYIQTDDGPYCVPCYDNTFANTCAECQQLIGHDSRELFYEDRHFHEGCFRCCRCQRSLADEPFTCQDSELLCNDCYCSAFSSQCSACGETVMPGSRKLEYGGQTWHEHCFLCNGCEQPLGSRSFVPDKGAHYCVPCYENKFAPRCARCSKTLTQGGVTYRDQPWHRECLVCTGCQTPLAGQQFTSREDDPYCVTCFGELFAPKCSSCKRPITGLGGGKYVSFEDRHWHHSCFSCARCSTSLVGQGFVPDGDQVLCQGCSQAGP, encoded by the exons ATGagcgaagcctttgactgtgccaAATGCAGTGAGTCCCTGTATGGGCGCAAATACATCCAGACAGACGATGGCCCCTACTGCGTGCCCTGCTACGACAACACCTTCGCCAACACGTGTGCCGAGTGCCAACAGCTGATTGGGCACGACTCACGG GAGCTGTTCTACGAAGACCGCCACTTCCACGAGGGCTGCTTCCGCTGCTGCCGCTGCCAGCGCTCCCTAGCTGATGAGCCCTTCACCTGCCAGGACAGCGAGCTGCTCTGTAACGACTGCTACTGCAGTGCCTTCTCCTCGCAGTGCTCTGCCTGCGGGGAGACCGTCATGCCCG GGTCCCGGAAGCTGGAGTACGGAGGCCAGACGTGGCATGAACACTGCTTCCTGTGCAACGGCTGTGAGCAGCCGCTGGGCTCCCGTTCCTTTGTGCCCGACAAGGGCGCTCACTACTGCGTGCCCTGCTATGAGAACAAGTTTGCTCCTCGCTGCGCCCGCTGCAGCAAG ACGCTGACACAGGGTGGCGTGACATACCGTGACCAGCCCTGGCATCGAGAATGCCTGGTCTGCACTGGGTGCCAGACGCCCCTGGCAGGGCAGCAGTTCACCTCCCGAGAGGACGATCCCTACTGTGTGACCTGTTTTGGAGAACTCTTTGCACCCAAGTGCAGCAGCTGCAAGCGCCCCATCACAG GACTCGGTGGAGGCAAGTATGTGTCCTTCGAAGACCGCCACTGGCACCACAGCTGCTTCTCCTGCGCCCGCTGCTCCACCTCCCTGGTGGGTCAGGGCTTCGTGCCGGACGGAGACCAAGTGCTGTGCCAGGGCTGCAGCCAGGCAGGGCCCTGA